TAATGCTGAGAAACAACCCCTGGCAGTGTACTTGCAGAATGAAGTGGGTGCGGGACTGGTTGCGGTCACTGCCGTCAAAGGTGAATGTACGTGGCTTCATGTGCCAGGGTCCAGATAAGGTAAAAGGCATGGCTATTAAAGATCTGACCACAGATATGTTTGACTGCACAGATTCAGAACTGCTCTCTACATACGAGACAAGCACAGTCTCCAACAATTTACGCCCATCACAGCCCCAGTGGCCCTCGTTTGTCACCAGAAGGCCTGTGGTGAAAGGGCCTGACATCAGTAAGAATTACCACAGCACTACCAGCTCCTCAGGCAGAAAGATCATCACCATCAGTGTGAAGTCAAGTAGCGCGGACGCAATACACATATCATGGAGAGTGTCACAACCCATGACTGCCCTGCGGCTCAGCTGGCTAAAGCTGGGACATAGCCCTGCCTTTGGCTCCATCACTGAGACCATTGTGCAGGGAGAGAGGACAGAGTATCTGCTCACTGCACTGGAGCCAGACTCTGCCTATAGAATATGCATGGTTCCCATGGAGACCAGCAACATTTACCTGTCAGACGAGACCCCCGTTTGCATCGAGACAGAGACTGGACCTCACAAATCCTACCAACCGACTACAACTTTGAATAGAGAGCAGGAAAAAGAGCCTTATAAAAATTCTAGTCTGCCTTTGGCTGCCATCATCGGCGGGGCCGTGGCTCTTTTGGCAATAATCATGCTGGCACTGGTGTGCTGGTATGTGCACAGGAATGGGTCGCTTTTTTCCAGGAACTGCACCTACAACAAAGGTCGCCGGAGAAAGGACGACTATGCTGAGGCCGGCACTAAGAAGGACAACTCCATTCTGGAAATAAGAGAAACTTCTTTTCAAATGATACCTATAAATAATTTGCCCGTGTCCAAGGAAGAGTTTGTGATACACACAATTTTCCCACCAAATGGCTTAAGTTTATACAAAAGTCCACACAATGAGAACAGCATTAACAACAGGAGCTACAGAGACAGTGGAATACCAGATTCAGACCATTCCCATTCATGATGGCGCACACGGACCTTCAAGAGCAGTGTGCGAATAAAACAGAGCGGCAAGACTTTTACAAAACACTGGATATATGAGACTAAGGAAGCAATGTTCTGTACATTTGCcatataatttatatttaaggacattttATGAAGATGGAGAAGATTCCAATTGCAGGCTGTCACTGAACTATCAAATGCAATTCTATATTTTAGG
This genomic stretch from Girardinichthys multiradiatus isolate DD_20200921_A chromosome 22, DD_fGirMul_XY1, whole genome shotgun sequence harbors:
- the flrt3 gene encoding leucine-rich repeat transmembrane protein FLRT3 → MVRHYKSFVLFLIRIGLLLGLANPLVTSASCPSACRCDGTFIYCNDRGLTSIPTGMPKDATVLFLQNNRIKSSGIPTELSRLVNVEKIYLYCNNLDEFPTNLPLRLKELHLQENNIRMITHASLAQIPYIEELHLDDNSVSAVSIEEGAFRDSTYLRLLFLSRNHLSTIPIGLPMSIEELRFDDNRISSISEQSLQDLINLKRLILDGNLLNNHGIGEVAFINLINLTELSLVRNSLTSPPANLPGTSLEKLHLQDNHINRVPPGAFAFLRQLYRLDLSGNNLSSLPQGVFEDLDNLTHLMLRNNPWQCTCRMKWVRDWLRSLPSKVNVRGFMCQGPDKVKGMAIKDLTTDMFDCTDSELLSTYETSTVSNNLRPSQPQWPSFVTRRPVVKGPDISKNYHSTTSSSGRKIITISVKSSSADAIHISWRVSQPMTALRLSWLKLGHSPAFGSITETIVQGERTEYLLTALEPDSAYRICMVPMETSNIYLSDETPVCIETETGPHKSYQPTTTLNREQEKEPYKNSSLPLAAIIGGAVALLAIIMLALVCWYVHRNGSLFSRNCTYNKGRRRKDDYAEAGTKKDNSILEIRETSFQMIPINNLPVSKEEFVIHTIFPPNGLSLYKSPHNENSINNRSYRDSGIPDSDHSHS